The segment TCAGTTCACTCAATTGGTTTAAAAGGAGAAACTACAAGGAATAGGGTTAAAATGTTAACTCATAGATATAAACAGGAAACTTACataaggcgccttataaaacaaatgtattattattattattattacattaagacatttattattttgattgaCACATTCTCTGAAATGTTGTGTACATATCCAAATGTAGCATtatcttattaaatatgtgctcatttgcatacatttccagaacagaaatctgaacattggattAATCCAAATCCAAATTACTCTAATATGTCAAATTAGAGTCTAAGGTGTTTTTTAGAGAGAATTTTGTATATCTATCTCTTTTTATCAGATAAATTAGAAAACACTGTCAACAGCAAACCTGAACAAACCTGTAAAAAAACTTCACAATTTAGGTAGGAATGAAACTAAAAAGTTTGGTTGAAGAGCTAGTGAAGTGGAGAATTATGTCTGGGAGTAagagaaaaaactaatttgaaGGAAAAAAGCCTTTAAAAGATATGTTTTGTAAAATTCCTTCATTTTGCAAGACACTACTACAGATGAATAGGGTACAACTTCACCTCCATTAAAttcatcttcttccctttcgctttcctctttcaccgccctgtctcccaatcaagttcttaccttggtaacctccgCCCACCCGACCACCTGCCCCcgtcccatctcacattctccagtctattgctcccgaccttcttccctttctcacctccctctcaactgtcTGTTTCCCtcactctctgaaggaggcaagaatcaaccctctcctgaagaaacccactctcaacccgtctgaagtttgtactcatggttgaatgcacttattgtaagtcgctttggataaaagcgtcagctaaatgacatgtaatgtaatgtacaacaATTAACAAATTGAAAACACCATGGAACTAAGATAATTAGTGAACTTCTGCTAAGCTTCATTATAGTGTTTGATTTTTACGTTGAGATCATTTTAACATCAGTGTGTTTTTCAGTCATCGGTCTTTGGCCAATTTTACCACAGTACACCACCCGGCCCTCCAGTCGAGAACGCTCCGCTTCAAACACCAGCAAATGGCTCAGCAGTGTCTCTTCAGGACCCGAACGGATGTGGGAGGGATCATTGTTCTGCACTCAAAAACACATCAACCATCACAGTCAGTGTTTCCAAGTCCTACACATGAATTGAATGTTATGTTTCCTCCACAAGTaccaaaatataaatacagtaaCTATTCTTAATCTGGCCTTAATGTGGCAAACAACTGCAAGTACAGGTCATCTGTCAGTACAAGGCAAAGATGTTAACCACATGGGTTGATACCGGGCCGGGCAGAGGAGGAAAACTAAACTGGAAGCTGTACATtgacaaagaaaatgaaaaagaaagtattTATCAGCACTCACAGCCACAGCAGAAATGAAGGCACCCATAAGGTGGTAGTCTGCTCCACCATGTCCACTCATGCCAAAGTGCCGGGGGGCGTCATTGTGTGCCTTGTGCTTTGTGGATCTCTTGGTCAGAAAGTCAAACACATGTACCTCGTGGCCGTCACATGACAGCTCCCCCTGTAGAGACACAGTTCATTATATTGGTAGTATTTAACCGTGCAGCCATCGTGAAATGTAAATGACAATATGATTCTGTTTGGCGTAACCAGGATTCATGCATGTAAATATGTGATTGGGCTTTAAATATGTGGATGAATGGGAtctaatcactacacacagatTAAAGAAACCTTGTTTAAAGCCTTCCCTGAAGAGTGGaggcattacattacattaaatatcaTTTAGCTGGCagttttatccaaagcgacttgtCATAGCAGCATATTAATGCCTGTAATTTTGAAATGGCATCTTAAACAATCACATATTGGTATAAGTGGCGTTCACATACTTTGGCAATACAGTGTCTGTGGTCAACACTACTTTGATATTTAACGTTTTCACTATCACCCCCTTTCGGTCTACAATAAATGAAGCGTTTTCATTTGGCAGAATTACTTTGATTTCTGTGAATCAATGGCTGATTTATCTTTTTCCTGCTAGCTTCcattttttttagcatttcttGTTTCTTCCATTTTAGCATTTCTCGCCCCCTTTTCTTTTAGGCAATGCATATTCCCTCCAGTCCTACCTTGCTGCCATAGATTGTTGTTTTCCGCTTGCATATCTCCTCAGTGAATGCCACCATGGAAAAGGCTGCCGTCAGACCCCCTTCAAACTCCATGTTAACAACCTGGGAGAACAGAATAGATTCAACAATGATCTGAGAGTTTATGTTTGTCTCGTTTATGTTTGATACTGCCATTGATACAGGTCTGTCAAGTTTGATTTGAGCATCAACAAAGCTTAATTGGTCAGTCAGAAGAACGGTTTTGATAGAATGCCAGTGTTTTCTAACCTGGTTACTGCACACATCATTGTCACACTCGTAGACACAGCGGCCATACGGCCCGGTCCTCAGGGCCTCAGTCACGGACTCGATGTCTGGGAGCGAGCTTGGACATATGACTGAAACAGGCCAGCCAGTGTGACCCtaggacacggacacacacacacacacacacagacacacacacacacacattacatatgACATCATGTATAGCAACCTACGTATTATGTTCACAGATTGTTCAGTGTAATTGATCGTTGTTTGAATAAGGTGCTAACCTGTTTCACTCTGTCCAAGTAGATTTTGGAGGCCGAGTATGGACAGTTTCCTTCTATTGAACAATCCAGGCAGCGATTTCCGGCACCTGTCGGCTGACAAAACTGGCAgtgtcatatttcatattcatgctTAGTCAATAAAGTGTCCATTTCTTTTGGTGAGGCGACATACTGTGACGAGACCACAgaccttgttttcttttccaaagtGGCTGACGGATCCAAAAGATGACACTTTCACACACCTGCCAAGTACAAAGTTAGTTAGAATGAAAAACAGGACGACCTCACAGAACAACCACCTCGTCCGCCTGAAAACATGGAGACGTTGGTCCAACCAGAGCATCCCGAGCACCAGATGAGCTCGGAGTTGATCACTGATGGCCGATGGTTTACCTGCGTGGTCCGGCCCAGTGATGGATTAGGTCGATGTCATGGCACGATTTAGCCAAAAGAGCAAAAGAGCTCTCCGCTTCATTCCTCCAGTTCCCTCGAACAAATGAGTGAGCAAAGTGATAAAACCCGACCTGGAAGAAGAGGTTGACAAGACTAATCTGTACAAGTTCAgccttgataaaaaaaataaaaacaatttaaaataatttgtgaCAGATTTTACACTGCGCCTTATACAACAATGTGTTTTACAATGCCTTACAGCCCACTGCTGTCAGGAGGTGATTACTGCAGTGATACAATACAGCAGGAATCATTGAAGACACACCTGCTActgaatacacatttataatCTGCATTATTACCGGCTCAAGGTGTTGAATGTGTATCACATCACCGATTACTCCAGCATCTATCAGTTcctagaaacaaaacaaaaacaaggtaAATTATTACGTTGACTTTTGTGATTTACAACTTGTGTAAGAAAATGTTGTGTTCTGTTCCAAAACCGTGACCCGTGCCTGGTGGAGAAA is part of the Cyclopterus lumpus isolate fCycLum1 chromosome 7, fCycLum1.pri, whole genome shotgun sequence genome and harbors:
- the zgc:154075 gene encoding putative oxidoreductase YteT isoform X3, translating into MTSTVVRVIVVGAGSRGEIYSQFASLHPDRVMVVGVADPRRFARTKLQQQHNILDENIFEDWHSIVQREKFADAVLICTPDRLHKEPAVAFAKQGYHILLEKPMATTAEDCTAIVEACTQSGVMLSVGHVLRYDPVIHKIKELIDAGVIGDVIHIQHLEPVGFYHFAHSFVRGNWRNEAESSFALLAKSCHDIDLIHHWAGPRRCVKVSSFGSVSHFGKENKPTGAGNRCLDCSIEGNCPYSASKIYLDRVKQGHTGWPVSVICPSSLPDIESVTEALRTGPYGRCVYECDNDVCSNQVVNMEFEGGLTAAFSMVAFTEEICKRKTTIYGSKGELSCDGHEVHVFDFLTKRSTKHKAHNDAPRHFGMSGHGGADYHLMGAFISAVANNDPSHIRSGPEETLLSHLLVFEAERSRLEGRVVYCGKIGQRPMTEKHTDVKMIST
- the zgc:154075 gene encoding putative oxidoreductase YteT isoform X2, which encodes MGQNSSQGARMTSTVVRVIVVGAGSRGEIYSQFASLHPDRVMVVGVADPRRFARTKLQQQHNILDENIFEDWHSIVQREKFADAVLICTPDRLHKEPAVAFAKQGYHILLEKPMATTAEDCTAIVEACTQSGVMLSVGHVLRYDPVIHKIKELIDAGVIGDVIHIQHLEPVGFYHFAHSFVRGNWRNEAESSFALLAKSCHDIDLIHHWAGPRRCVKVSSFGSVSHFGKENKPTGAGNRCLDCSIEGNCPYSASKIYLDRVKQGHTGWPVSVICPSSLPDIESVTEALRTGPYGRCVYECDNDVCSNQVVNMEFEGGLTAAFSMVAFTEEICKRKTTIYGSKGELSCDGHEVHVFDFLTKRSTKHKAHNDAPRHFGMSGHGGADYHLMGAFISAVANNDPSHIRSGPEETLLSHLLVFEAERSRLEGRVVYCGKIGQRPMTEKHTDVKMIST
- the zgc:154075 gene encoding putative oxidoreductase YteT isoform X1; protein product: MELKWCLRVLSTKLEQRGRPTGGFDSWMGQNSSQGARMTSTVVRVIVVGAGSRGEIYSQFASLHPDRVMVVGVADPRRFARTKLQQQHNILDENIFEDWHSIVQREKFADAVLICTPDRLHKEPAVAFAKQGYHILLEKPMATTAEDCTAIVEACTQSGVMLSVGHVLRYDPVIHKIKELIDAGVIGDVIHIQHLEPVGFYHFAHSFVRGNWRNEAESSFALLAKSCHDIDLIHHWAGPRRCVKVSSFGSVSHFGKENKPTGAGNRCLDCSIEGNCPYSASKIYLDRVKQGHTGWPVSVICPSSLPDIESVTEALRTGPYGRCVYECDNDVCSNQVVNMEFEGGLTAAFSMVAFTEEICKRKTTIYGSKGELSCDGHEVHVFDFLTKRSTKHKAHNDAPRHFGMSGHGGADYHLMGAFISAVANNDPSHIRSGPEETLLSHLLVFEAERSRLEGRVVYCGKIGQRPMTEKHTDVKMIST